A window from Salvia miltiorrhiza cultivar Shanhuang (shh) chromosome 2, IMPLAD_Smil_shh, whole genome shotgun sequence encodes these proteins:
- the LOC131007991 gene encoding putative NAC domain-containing protein 94 translates to MASQVPSYYPFNEFAPLPPLDAASLSIEDYPPYDQPFELDCGGGGGSGGGNSVYAPGFKFRPTDEELIVHYLQPEFIKASLPQTRIIKHADIYDYEPHQLSGLVEEDHGDGKMYFYTMIKKIGKSKTDRSIKSKKGNWKPTQAPKEIKGSISGTIIGYRTSLKYYEDKKKTQWLMQEYKLNTSHHSSRQLVLAVVYFHPQKKADDSDDDC, encoded by the exons ATGGCTTCCCAGGTGCCCTCGTATTATCCATTCAACGAATTTGCGCCGCTGCCGCCATTGGACGCCGCCTCTCTCTCGATCGAAGACTATCCCCCTTATGATCAACCGTTCGAATTAGATTGCGGCGGAggtggcggcagcggcggcggcaacTCTGTTTATGCTCCCGGGTTTAAGTTCCGGCCAACCGACGAGGAACTGATCGTGCACTACCTACAGCCGGAGTTTATTAAAGCCTCTCTTCCGCAGACAAGGATCATCAAGCATGCAGATATATACGATTACGAGCCACATCAACTTTCtg GTTTAGTTGAAGAAGATCATGGAGATGGGAAGATGTATTTCTATACTATGATTAAGAAGATCGGAAAATCCAAGACAGATCGAAGCATAAAATCGAAGAAGGGGAATTGGAAGCCAACTCAAGCCCCCAAAGAAATCAAGGGTAGTATAAGTGGGACTATCATTGGCTACAGAACATCTTTAAAGTATTATGAAGACAAGAAGAAAACCCAATGGCTGATGCAAGAATACAAGCTCAACACTTCACACCATTCTTCTCGACAACTTGTGCTCGCAGTAGTCTACTTTCATCCCCAGAAAAAAGCAGACGACAGCGACGACGACTGCTGA
- the LOC131007992 gene encoding arogenate dehydratase/prephenate dehydratase 1, chloroplastic-like, translating into MWSKGRQTSGLAGLIGRSEPSSIVSVEAEQKSGECESERLCASAKDDSDNVTRFLILAREPIIPGTARPHKTSIVFNLEEGPGILFKALVVFALRGINLSKIESRPQRRRPLRVVDDSNKGSATYFDYLFHIDFEASMAEPRAQFALGHLQEFARFLRVLGCYPVDTLP; encoded by the exons ATGTGGAGTAAAGGGCGACAGACGTCTGGGCTAGCAGGGCTAATCGGGCGATCGGAACCCTCGAGCATtgtgagcgtggaggcggaacaGAAGAGCGGGGAATGCGAGAGTGAGAGATTGTGTGCGAGTGCAAAG GATGATTCTGACAACGTTACCCGTTTTCTGATACTTGCAAGGGAACCTATAATCCCAGGAACAGCTAGACCTCATAAG ACTAGCATTGTCTTCAATCTGGAGGAGGGCCCTGGAATTTTGTTCAAGGCATTGGTAGTGTTTGCTCTAAGGGGCATTAATTTGTCAAAG ATTGAGAGTCGACCACAAAGAAGGCGGCCTTTGAGGGTTGTTGATGACTCTAACAAGGGAAGCGCCAC ATACTTCGATTACCTCTTTCACATAGATTTTGAAGCTTCTATGGCGGAGCCCCGTGCCCAATTTGCTCTGGGACATCTCCAA GAGTTTGCAAGGTTCCTCCGAGTCCTTGGATGTTATCCTGTTGATACACTTCCATGA
- the LOC131011199 gene encoding LOW QUALITY PROTEIN: arogenate dehydratase/prephenate dehydratase 1, chloroplastic-like (The sequence of the model RefSeq protein was modified relative to this genomic sequence to represent the inferred CDS: deleted 1 base in 1 codon) yields MALNAAPVLVYYANSAAIPVLHGGRPKFSNSRFQRELECLCQRAVAPVEDESPSARYVAQRDLNSLPKPLSATYFSSSSSDGKKVRVAYQGVPGAYSEAAALKAYPKCETVPCDHFEAAFKAVELWLADKAVLPIENSVGGSIHRNYDLLLRHRLHIVGEVQLIVNHCLLGLPGVRKEELKSVLSHPQALDQCEVFLNELGVTRVTADDPAHAAQIVVCEGVRETGAVASTRAAEIYGLDVLAEGIQDDSDNITRFLILAREPIIPGTARPHKTSIVFSLEEGPGILFKALAVFALRGINLSKIESRPQRRRPLRVVDDSNKGSATYFDYLFHIDFEASMAEPRAQFALGHLQEFARFLRVLGCYPVDTLP; encoded by the exons ATGGCTCTGAATGCCGCACCAGTCTTGGTGTATTACGCTAACTCGGCGGCCATCCCTGTTCTTCACGGTGGACGACCTAAGTTCTCGAATTCGAGATTTCAAAGGGAATTAGAGTGTTTGTGTCAGAGGGCAGTGGCACCAGTGGAAGATGAGAGTCCCTCAGCTCGCTATGTTGCTCAAAGGGACTTGAATTCTCTCCCAA AGCCATTGTCAGCaacatatttttcttcttcctctAGTGATGGTAAGAAGGTCCGTGTTGCATATCAG GGGGTTCCAGGA GCTTATAGCGAGGCTGCTGCTTTAAAAGCATATCCAAAATGTGAGACTGTTCCATGTGACCACTTTGAGGCTGCATTCAAG GCAGTTGAGTTGTGGTTAGCAGACAAAGCAGTACTTCCCATCGAGAATTCAGTTGGAGGGAGCATCCATCGTAACTATGACTTACTTCTTCGCCATAGACTTCACATTGTTGGGGAAGTTCAGTTAATTGTCAATCACTGCCTTCTAGGATTGCCGGGGGTTAGGAAGGAGGAGCTGAAGAGTGTATTAAGCCATCCACAG GCACTTGATCAGTGTGAGGTTTTCCTGAATGAATTGGGTGTAACCAGAGTAACTGCGGATGATCCTGCTCATGCCGCTCAG ATTGTAGTCTGTGAAGGTGTGAGAGAGACTGGAGCAGTTGCAAGCACTCGAGCTGCAGAAATATATGGACTTGATGTTCTTGCTGAAGGAATACAG GATGATTCTGACAACATTACCCGTTTTCTGATACTTGCAAGGGAACCTATAATCCCAGGAACAGCTAGACCTCATAAG ACTAGCATTGTCTTCAGTCTGGAGGAGGGCCCTGGAATTTTGTTCAAGGCATTGGCAGTGTTTGCTCTAAGGGGCATTAATTTGTCAAAG ATTGAGAGTCGACCACAAAGAAGGCGGCCTTTGAGGGTTGTTGACGACTCTAACAAGGGAAGCGCCAC ATACTTCGATTACCTCTTTCACATAGATTTTGAAGCTTCTATGGCGGAGCCCCGTGCCCAATTTGCTCTGGGACATCTCCAA GAGTTTGCAAGGTTCCTCCGAGTCCTTGGATGTTATCCTGTTGATACACTTCCATGA